Proteins encoded in a region of the Saccharothrix ecbatanensis genome:
- a CDS encoding cytochrome P450, protein MATRTRTAHTRDDVLTTVVNTPIDGCPASDDELLKRWDV, encoded by the coding sequence GTGGCGACACGTACACGCACTGCGCATACCCGGGACGACGTGCTCACCACCGTGGTCAACACCCCGATCGACGGCTGCCCCGCCTCCGACGACGAACTGCTCAAGCGCTGGGACGTCTGA
- a CDS encoding 2-phosphosulfolactate phosphatase: MFGQEGCRLRLEWGPEGVAALGKQCAVLVIVDVLSFSTAVDVVVGRGGAVRPVRWADRSSAARPADPSWTLRPSSLVTVPPGTVLELASANGATLCDLAASTGSIVLAGCLRNARAVGTAARSLAAGGPIGVVPAGERWGVNITTDTADAGPLRPAVEDLLGAGAVMASLLGYGSASVEAALAAEMYARSSVADALAGCVSGRELIAAGHSGDVELASEVDVSTAVPLLRDGVLRRRA; the protein is encoded by the coding sequence GTGTTCGGACAAGAGGGTTGCCGGCTGCGGCTGGAGTGGGGCCCGGAAGGGGTCGCCGCGCTCGGGAAGCAGTGCGCGGTGCTCGTGATCGTGGACGTGCTGTCGTTCTCGACGGCGGTGGACGTCGTGGTGGGGCGTGGGGGCGCTGTGCGGCCGGTGCGGTGGGCGGACCGGTCCTCAGCGGCCAGGCCGGCGGATCCGTCGTGGACGTTGCGGCCGTCGTCGCTGGTGACGGTGCCGCCGGGGACGGTGCTGGAGTTGGCGTCGGCCAACGGCGCGACGTTGTGCGACCTTGCCGCGTCCACGGGGTCGATCGTGTTGGCCGGATGTCTGCGGAACGCGCGTGCGGTCGGGACGGCGGCACGGTCGTTGGCGGCCGGTGGGCCGATCGGTGTGGTGCCCGCCGGCGAGCGCTGGGGTGTGAACATCACCACTGACACCGCGGACGCGGGACCGTTGCGCCCGGCGGTGGAAGACCTGCTCGGCGCGGGTGCGGTGATGGCGTCGCTGCTGGGCTACGGCTCGGCCTCGGTGGAAGCGGCGTTGGCCGCGGAGATGTACGCGCGATCGTCGGTGGCGGACGCGCTGGCCGGCTGCGTATCCGGCCGTGAGCTCATCGCCGCTGGTCACAGTGGTGACGTGGAGTTGGCGTCCGAGGTGGACGTGAGCACCGCCGTCCCGCTCCTGCGGGACGGAGTGCTCCGGCGACGGGCGTGA
- a CDS encoding ribose-5-phosphate isomerase has product MRVYLGSDHAGFELKTHLAKHLTDAGHDVVDVGPAVYDAEDDYPPFCIEAARRVVADAGTLGVVIGGSGNGEQIAANKVPGARAALAYNVETAELARQHNDAQLIALGGRMHSTEEAFAIVDAFLATPFSEQERHARRIGMLAEYERTGEAPALP; this is encoded by the coding sequence GTGCGCGTTTACCTGGGATCGGACCACGCGGGCTTCGAGCTGAAGACCCACCTCGCCAAGCACCTGACCGACGCGGGCCACGACGTGGTCGACGTCGGCCCGGCGGTGTACGACGCGGAGGACGACTACCCGCCGTTCTGCATCGAGGCGGCCCGCCGCGTCGTGGCGGACGCGGGCACCCTCGGGGTCGTGATCGGCGGCTCCGGCAACGGCGAGCAGATCGCCGCGAACAAGGTGCCCGGCGCCCGTGCCGCGCTGGCCTACAACGTGGAGACGGCGGAACTCGCCCGCCAGCACAACGACGCCCAGCTGATCGCGCTGGGCGGGCGGATGCACTCCACCGAGGAGGCGTTCGCGATCGTGGACGCGTTCCTCGCCACCCCGTTCTCCGAGCAGGAACGGCACGCCCGCCGCATCGGCATGCTCGCCGAGTACGAGCGCACCGGCGAGGCTCCGGCCCTTCCCTGA
- a CDS encoding Fpg/Nei family DNA glycosylase, giving the protein MPEGHTLHRLAKLHHRRYAGSTVRVSSPQGRFAASFVDGRRFVRAEAHGKHLFHVYGPDATVHVHLGLYGTFAEAPHPVAEPVGQVRMRLAGPTHWTDLRGPTRCEILTDVEVAALRARLGPDPLRRDAKPDVAHARVARSRQSLAVLLMDQSVLAGVGNVYRAEVLFRHGVHPLVPGNKIDRALWDDLWLDLTVLMRGGVKTGRIDTVRPEHMPEVTGRAPRQDRHGGEVYVYRRTGQPCLVCGTPVAASELAGRNLYWCPTCQPA; this is encoded by the coding sequence ATGCCCGAAGGCCACACCCTCCACCGCCTGGCGAAGCTGCACCACCGCCGTTACGCGGGCTCGACAGTCCGGGTGTCGAGCCCGCAGGGCAGGTTTGCCGCGTCCTTTGTGGACGGTCGGCGGTTCGTTCGTGCGGAGGCGCACGGCAAGCACCTGTTCCACGTGTACGGCCCGGACGCGACCGTGCACGTCCACCTCGGCCTCTACGGCACGTTCGCCGAGGCGCCGCACCCGGTGGCGGAACCGGTCGGCCAGGTCCGGATGAGGCTGGCCGGCCCCACCCACTGGACGGACCTGCGCGGCCCGACCCGGTGCGAGATCCTCACCGACGTCGAGGTCGCCGCCCTGCGCGCCCGCCTCGGCCCGGACCCGCTGCGCCGTGACGCGAAACCGGACGTGGCCCATGCCCGCGTCGCCCGGTCCCGGCAGTCGCTCGCCGTGCTGTTGATGGACCAGAGCGTGCTCGCGGGCGTCGGCAACGTGTACCGGGCCGAGGTGCTGTTCCGGCACGGCGTCCACCCGCTCGTGCCGGGGAACAAGATCGACCGGGCGTTGTGGGACGACCTGTGGCTGGACCTGACCGTGCTGATGCGCGGGGGTGTGAAGACCGGCCGCATCGACACCGTGCGGCCGGAGCACATGCCCGAGGTCACCGGGCGCGCGCCACGCCAGGACCGGCACGGCGGCGAGGTCTACGTCTACCGCCGCACCGGTCAGCCGTGCCTGGTCTGCGGCACGCCCGTGGCCGCCTCCGAGCTGGCGGGCCGGAACCTCTACTGGTGCCCGACCTGCCAGCCCGCTTGA
- a CDS encoding GNAT family N-acetyltransferase, whose protein sequence is MALTLRTLTADDLAEFQRVLDAAFLADTTEEELERWRGIFEPERHHAVFDGDELIGGGGIQTRDMAVPGGGPQPVAAVTSVAVKPGHRRRGVLTRVMKAQLHGMHDEGREALAVLWASEAAIYPRYGYGLAAEYTQLGVPAKAMFRPGVSVGGERVREVARDEAVPVMKAIYDELLPSRTGWLSRAEANWNYQLSDTERDRGGLSAYRYVLHPHGYAVYRVKANWPERGPRYELHVREMAARDDEAYAALYRYLLDVDMVGELKFFTASDDPITHLLDDSRLALRNRFDSLWVRIVDVDRALTLRRYNSDVDAVLEVADGFCPWNSGRWRFTVKNGTATVRRVEDDPDVVLDVHALGAVYLGGTKLTSMARAQRVREVTKGAVNALSHVFSGDRDPHCPEVF, encoded by the coding sequence ATGGCGCTCACCCTCCGCACCCTCACGGCGGACGACCTCGCCGAGTTCCAGCGGGTCCTCGACGCGGCGTTCCTGGCCGACACCACCGAAGAAGAGCTCGAACGGTGGCGCGGCATCTTCGAACCGGAACGGCACCACGCCGTGTTCGACGGAGACGAGCTCATCGGCGGCGGGGGCATCCAGACCCGGGACATGGCGGTGCCCGGTGGCGGTCCGCAGCCGGTCGCCGCCGTCACGTCGGTCGCCGTGAAGCCGGGCCATCGCCGCCGTGGCGTGCTCACGCGCGTGATGAAGGCGCAACTGCACGGCATGCACGACGAAGGCCGCGAAGCACTGGCCGTGCTGTGGGCGTCGGAAGCGGCGATCTACCCCAGGTACGGGTACGGGCTCGCGGCGGAGTACACCCAACTGGGCGTGCCGGCCAAGGCGATGTTCCGGCCGGGGGTGTCGGTAGGTGGCGAACGGGTGCGTGAAGTCGCCCGGGACGAGGCCGTGCCGGTGATGAAGGCCATCTACGACGAGCTCCTGCCAAGCCGCACGGGGTGGCTGAGCAGGGCGGAAGCCAACTGGAACTACCAACTCTCCGACACCGAGCGCGACCGCGGCGGGTTGAGCGCCTACCGGTACGTCCTGCACCCGCACGGCTACGCGGTCTACCGGGTCAAGGCGAACTGGCCGGAACGCGGCCCGCGCTACGAGCTGCACGTACGTGAAATGGCCGCACGCGACGACGAGGCGTACGCGGCGCTCTACCGGTACCTGCTGGACGTCGACATGGTCGGCGAGCTGAAGTTCTTCACCGCCTCCGACGACCCGATCACGCACCTCCTGGACGACTCACGCCTCGCGTTGCGCAACCGGTTCGACTCCCTGTGGGTACGCATCGTGGACGTCGACCGCGCGCTCACCCTGCGCCGCTACAACTCCGACGTGGACGCCGTGTTGGAGGTCGCCGACGGGTTCTGCCCGTGGAACTCGGGCCGGTGGCGGTTCACCGTGAAGAACGGCACGGCCACCGTGCGGCGGGTGGAAGACGACCCGGACGTCGTGCTGGACGTGCACGCGTTGGGCGCCGTGTACCTCGGTGGGACGAAGCTCACGTCCATGGCACGCGCCCAGCGGGTCCGGGAGGTCACAAAGGGTGCGGTCAACGCCTTGTCGCACGTCTTTTCGGGTGATCGCGACCCACACTGTCCGGAGGTCTTCTGA
- a CDS encoding maleylpyruvate isomerase family mycothiol-dependent enzyme, with the protein MDAHSLASALRVEASALAVAADLAPPDRAVPACPGMTVGDLLVHVGSIHRMVTRWITRGARPADWTCSPGAADPVDWYRIGAASLIAVLDPARAGAPAATWCPWDRTLGFWLRRMAHETAVHRVDAQAAIGLAAPLEPGLAADGIDEVLRLWLGCHLPPAANTSGQAVSLRVPGRTWTVALHSGIVDYCPNADPVAVVSGSSSAVDLWLWGRVGEEHLSVEGDVALVRSLRAAVAGATG; encoded by the coding sequence ATGGACGCCCACTCGTTGGCGAGCGCGCTCCGCGTCGAAGCTTCCGCTTTAGCGGTGGCGGCGGACCTGGCTCCACCCGATCGGGCGGTGCCGGCATGTCCGGGGATGACGGTGGGCGACCTGCTGGTGCACGTGGGCTCGATCCACCGGATGGTGACGCGCTGGATCACCCGTGGCGCCCGTCCCGCGGACTGGACTTGCTCGCCCGGTGCGGCGGACCCCGTCGACTGGTACCGGATCGGGGCGGCGTCACTGATCGCAGTGCTCGACCCAGCGCGCGCTGGTGCTCCTGCGGCGACGTGGTGCCCGTGGGACCGCACGCTCGGCTTTTGGTTACGACGTATGGCGCATGAGACAGCCGTGCACCGAGTCGATGCCCAGGCCGCGATCGGGTTGGCGGCGCCGTTGGAGCCGGGATTGGCGGCCGACGGCATCGACGAGGTGCTGCGCCTGTGGCTTGGCTGCCACCTACCGCCGGCCGCGAACACGTCCGGCCAAGCGGTGTCCCTGCGAGTGCCCGGCCGCACGTGGACCGTGGCGCTGCACTCGGGCATCGTCGACTACTGCCCCAACGCCGACCCCGTGGCAGTTGTCAGCGGATCGTCGTCGGCGGTGGACCTGTGGTTGTGGGGGCGGGTGGGGGAGGAGCACCTGTCGGTCGAGGGTGACGTGGCGTTGGTGCGGTCGTTGCGTGCTGCGGTCGCGGGGGCGACAGGCTGA
- a CDS encoding VOC family protein, producing MRLDQIVVDCLEPARLVRFWAGLLGGEPVEREHGWAHVVPPGWPRISFQPVPEPKAVKNRLHLDIDVDDLGAATKKATALGATTQGDVQTDEQGSFQVLLDPAGNEFCFVRPAPYRP from the coding sequence ATGCGTCTGGACCAGATTGTGGTGGACTGCCTCGAACCCGCACGGCTGGTGCGGTTCTGGGCCGGGCTGTTGGGCGGGGAACCTGTTGAGCGCGAGCACGGGTGGGCGCATGTGGTGCCGCCTGGGTGGCCTCGGATCTCGTTCCAACCAGTGCCGGAGCCGAAGGCGGTGAAGAACCGGCTTCACCTGGACATCGACGTCGACGACCTCGGTGCGGCAACGAAGAAGGCGACCGCTCTGGGTGCCACGACCCAAGGTGACGTGCAGACCGACGAGCAGGGCAGTTTCCAGGTCCTCCTCGACCCCGCCGGCAACGAGTTCTGCTTCGTCCGCCCCGCCCCCTACCGCCCGTAA
- a CDS encoding PLD nuclease N-terminal domain-containing protein, which translates to MVTLIAQESDNAVGVVFMIVLAAIALALIVLWVAAIVSVLRNNRLTGGGKTLWIVVILGFPFLGSLGWFIFGRDAQLVKSPGGQFR; encoded by the coding sequence ATGGTCACTTTGATTGCGCAAGAGTCGGACAACGCGGTCGGTGTTGTGTTCATGATCGTGCTGGCGGCCATCGCGCTGGCACTCATCGTGCTGTGGGTCGCTGCCATCGTCTCGGTGCTGCGCAACAACCGGTTGACCGGAGGCGGGAAGACGTTGTGGATCGTGGTGATCCTGGGATTCCCCTTCCTCGGCAGCCTCGGCTGGTTCATCTTCGGACGGGACGCCCAGTTGGTGAAAAGCCCCGGCGGGCAGTTCCGATGA
- a CDS encoding nSTAND3 domain-containing NTPase — MDSFELGRLTDFDFEAVCHDLFEEILNVRLELFSPGADDGVDLRHYTAVGGKLVIQCKHWIRSGRSALKRHMRDVELVKIDSLAPDRYILVTSAELTKKFKDDLFQLLKPHVAEPGDIYGLHDIEAELRKRPELVRKHLRLWLSSTAVLQALLNKSVLVRSGFLREELEESLRVYAPSKGFHTAQELLESYGVCIIAGPPGVGKTILAKVLSAAYVANGYEIVEVSSDVEELFQSWDEDVPQVFYYDDFLGQTTLEDKLHKNEASRLVAAMRKVSRSPNKRFILTTREYILVQARQRYEVLSRHDLELHKCVLDLAEYSKLIRAEILYNHIYHSVLDPAEKANFARPAVYRPIVNHRLFNPRLVAHSIQIAKVGEASEGIAQAVLGNLNDPQRIWGHMVEYDLDDSALHVLEMLFSFGGSTALADLEIAWSAYRCELGQVDDARRFRRAVDILENTMIRTSAPFGEIQVFFHNPSVRDFMVGYIGRQAKVIEHIIASVEYYEQIVNIWTVANGRAGSQLFDRIARLPSVLEQAILRTFESEPSPGRPHASWSTRAGATLAIASAFNLERIGELMQSHLRDEEWIWNVDDHEEIASLANAVHKCTLSSVIEIRDSVIEQACQHICNSVHDWATARRAMGILAQIGGGASEVYISQVESERREYMEAEFASWVGGDEPGYVDWSNLDEMIDEADFHFNPEGDFPGFTEAREALAVHRENTTVPEVDINVQEREDVSRDDRVVDHLMGLLRQQSR, encoded by the coding sequence ATGGATTCCTTTGAACTTGGCAGACTGACAGATTTCGATTTTGAGGCTGTCTGTCACGATCTGTTCGAAGAAATCCTGAATGTAAGGTTGGAACTCTTCTCTCCTGGTGCCGATGACGGAGTTGACCTTCGACACTACACCGCAGTCGGCGGCAAGTTGGTGATTCAATGTAAACATTGGATTCGGTCGGGTCGGAGTGCCCTGAAGCGCCATATGCGAGATGTCGAGCTTGTCAAAATAGATTCGCTAGCGCCTGATCGATATATTCTCGTCACCTCTGCAGAGCTAACGAAGAAGTTCAAAGACGACCTTTTTCAACTGCTGAAGCCTCATGTGGCCGAACCTGGTGATATTTACGGTCTGCATGATATTGAAGCAGAATTGCGAAAGCGTCCAGAATTGGTGCGGAAGCATCTGCGACTATGGCTAAGCAGCACCGCGGTGCTGCAAGCATTGTTGAATAAGTCGGTTTTGGTGCGTTCCGGTTTCCTTCGTGAAGAGCTGGAAGAGAGCCTTCGGGTCTATGCGCCTAGTAAAGGATTCCACACTGCTCAGGAACTGCTCGAGTCTTACGGAGTATGCATAATAGCGGGCCCTCCGGGGGTCGGTAAAACCATTCTGGCGAAAGTCTTGTCAGCGGCATATGTTGCGAATGGGTATGAGATAGTCGAGGTTTCGTCGGATGTAGAAGAACTATTTCAGTCCTGGGATGAGGACGTGCCTCAAGTATTCTACTACGACGATTTTCTGGGTCAGACTACCCTGGAGGATAAACTCCACAAAAATGAGGCGAGTCGTCTTGTCGCGGCGATGCGGAAGGTAAGTCGATCGCCTAACAAGCGCTTCATCCTTACTACGCGTGAGTACATTCTCGTGCAAGCTCGTCAGCGGTATGAGGTACTTTCGCGACATGATTTGGAACTCCACAAATGTGTTCTTGATCTTGCGGAGTACTCAAAGCTAATAAGGGCGGAAATCCTCTACAACCACATCTACCATTCGGTGCTTGATCCGGCTGAAAAAGCCAATTTCGCGCGCCCGGCTGTGTATCGACCGATCGTAAACCATCGACTTTTCAACCCGCGACTTGTTGCTCATAGTATTCAGATTGCAAAGGTGGGTGAAGCAAGCGAGGGGATCGCCCAGGCGGTCCTCGGTAATCTCAATGACCCGCAGCGAATCTGGGGGCATATGGTCGAGTATGACCTAGATGACTCGGCGCTCCATGTGCTTGAAATGCTTTTTTCTTTCGGAGGATCCACTGCATTGGCAGACCTCGAAATTGCTTGGTCTGCGTATAGGTGCGAACTCGGCCAGGTTGACGACGCACGTAGGTTTCGACGCGCGGTAGATATTCTGGAAAACACTATGATCCGCACGTCTGCTCCGTTTGGTGAAATACAGGTCTTTTTTCATAACCCTTCGGTTCGGGACTTTATGGTCGGCTATATCGGCCGGCAAGCAAAAGTGATCGAGCACATAATCGCAAGCGTGGAATACTACGAGCAGATTGTGAACATCTGGACTGTCGCTAACGGCCGTGCCGGAAGCCAGCTGTTTGACCGCATAGCGCGGCTTCCTTCGGTGTTAGAACAGGCGATCCTGCGAACCTTTGAATCGGAACCCTCCCCAGGCAGGCCGCACGCGTCATGGTCAACTCGTGCTGGGGCGACGCTCGCAATTGCATCTGCTTTCAATCTGGAGCGGATCGGGGAGCTGATGCAATCCCACCTTCGCGATGAAGAGTGGATCTGGAACGTCGATGATCACGAGGAGATTGCGTCACTGGCAAACGCTGTCCATAAGTGTACGCTCAGTTCGGTTATCGAAATCCGCGATTCCGTTATCGAACAAGCTTGTCAGCATATCTGCAACTCGGTGCATGACTGGGCAACTGCTCGGCGTGCTATGGGCATCCTGGCACAGATTGGCGGAGGTGCCTCAGAGGTCTACATCAGTCAGGTAGAGAGCGAGCGGCGCGAATATATGGAAGCTGAGTTTGCGTCGTGGGTCGGAGGCGACGAACCTGGCTATGTGGACTGGTCTAATTTGGATGAAATGATTGATGAGGCTGATTTCCATTTTAACCCCGAAGGCGATTTTCCTGGGTTTACGGAAGCGCGTGAAGCGCTTGCGGTGCACCGCGAGAACACCACTGTTCCGGAGGTTGACATCAATGTGCAAGAGCGTGAAGACGTTTCGCGTGACGATAGGGTTGTAGATCATCTGATGGGTCTCCTTCGACAGCAATCGCGTTGA
- a CDS encoding HD domain-containing protein produces the protein MDLVAWAYSVAEDRLADSLPRRWAHVQGVATRAGAARRLFVGQDQELLTAAAVLHDVGYAPDLALTGFHPLDGARYLEQQGFPERLCALVAHHSCACREAELRDLSAELASWEDERSAVRDALWWADMTTSPDGETTTIGDRLGEIRKRYGPEDVVTIFIRQAEPELKAAVERTEERLRDFGYGHVAK, from the coding sequence GTGGATCTCGTCGCATGGGCCTACTCGGTCGCTGAGGACCGGCTTGCAGACTCGTTGCCTCGACGGTGGGCGCACGTGCAGGGTGTTGCGACGCGGGCCGGGGCGGCTCGGCGGCTGTTCGTCGGGCAAGACCAGGAGCTGCTGACGGCGGCGGCGGTGCTGCATGACGTGGGGTACGCGCCTGACCTGGCGTTGACTGGGTTCCACCCGCTCGACGGTGCTCGTTACCTCGAACAACAGGGCTTCCCCGAACGGCTGTGTGCGCTTGTGGCGCACCACTCGTGCGCGTGTAGGGAAGCTGAGTTGAGGGACCTGTCAGCGGAGCTGGCTTCGTGGGAAGACGAGCGGTCCGCGGTGCGTGATGCGCTCTGGTGGGCAGATATGACGACCAGTCCAGACGGTGAAACGACGACGATTGGCGATCGGCTCGGTGAGATCCGCAAGCGCTATGGGCCGGAAGACGTCGTGACCATCTTCATCAGGCAGGCTGAGCCAGAACTGAAAGCCGCGGTTGAGAGGACTGAGGAGCGCCTACGGGACTTCGGGTACGGTCACGTGGCGAAGTAG
- a CDS encoding NUDIX hydrolase: MARTDHYNDPNAPKATNIVVAVTAFVQDEQGRLLMIRRTDNDLYSIPGGAQDVGETIGHTVIREVKEETGIDVDPTDIIGVYSNPAHVISYTDGEVRQEFSICFRAQPIGGELRTSNESSEVHWVQRDDLSSLNIHPSIRLRIEHGFENRPKPYFAT, from the coding sequence ATGGCGCGCACCGACCACTACAACGACCCGAACGCCCCCAAGGCGACCAACATCGTCGTAGCCGTGACCGCGTTCGTCCAAGATGAACAAGGCCGCCTACTCATGATCCGCCGCACCGACAACGACCTCTACTCCATCCCGGGTGGAGCCCAGGACGTAGGCGAGACCATCGGCCACACCGTCATCCGTGAGGTCAAGGAAGAGACCGGCATCGACGTAGACCCCACCGACATCATCGGCGTCTACTCCAACCCTGCCCACGTCATCTCATACACCGACGGCGAAGTCCGCCAGGAGTTCTCCATCTGCTTCCGCGCTCAACCCATCGGAGGCGAGCTGCGCACAAGCAACGAGTCCAGCGAAGTCCACTGGGTGCAGCGCGACGACTTGAGTTCGCTGAACATCCACCCGTCGATCCGACTTCGGATCGAACACGGCTTCGAGAACCGGCCGAAGCCCTACTTCGCCACGTGA
- a CDS encoding DUF5919 domain-containing protein encodes MPNQRLRDSLLRNGFDLIQVAKATGVDPKTVERWINLDRTPYPRHRRTIAAMVREAETYLWPNALAPEAKKEITQSEVVQVYPHRHSVPQEQWTHLVDQARLNISILIYSGMFLTDNPNLIKIFRQKAEAGVKIRLLLGDPASREVARRSEEEGIGKGTLAAKVRNALAFFKPLADTGHAEVRCHRTTLYNSIYRFDDEMLVNTHVHGFMAAHAPVLHLRRLSGGDLFETYAESFQGVWDDAKPPKW; translated from the coding sequence ATGCCGAACCAACGCCTACGAGACTCGTTGCTACGCAACGGTTTTGACCTCATCCAGGTGGCCAAAGCCACCGGCGTGGACCCCAAGACGGTCGAACGCTGGATCAACCTCGACCGCACCCCGTACCCCCGGCATCGACGCACCATCGCCGCCATGGTCCGGGAGGCCGAGACGTACCTCTGGCCCAATGCGCTCGCCCCGGAGGCCAAGAAGGAGATCACTCAATCGGAGGTCGTGCAGGTCTACCCGCACCGCCACTCCGTCCCCCAGGAGCAGTGGACCCACCTGGTCGACCAGGCCCGCCTGAACATCTCGATCCTGATCTACTCGGGCATGTTCCTCACCGACAACCCGAACTTGATCAAAATTTTCCGCCAGAAGGCGGAGGCAGGCGTCAAGATCCGCCTACTCCTCGGCGACCCCGCCAGCCGGGAGGTAGCCCGCCGCAGTGAGGAAGAGGGCATCGGCAAGGGCACCCTCGCCGCCAAGGTCCGCAACGCCCTCGCGTTCTTCAAGCCCTTGGCCGACACCGGCCACGCCGAGGTCAGGTGCCACCGCACCACGCTCTACAACTCGATCTACCGCTTCGATGACGAGATGCTGGTCAATACCCACGTACACGGCTTCATGGCAGCCCACGCCCCGGTCCTGCACCTGCGCCGCCTCTCCGGAGGCGACCTCTTCGAGACCTACGCCGAGAGCTTCCAGGGCGTCTGGGACGACGCCAAGCCACCCAAGTGGTAG
- a CDS encoding plasmid replication, integration and excision activator, with amino-acid sequence MGVEPVLKFQSAEERAKGLPVQQETDKETGLLVWSVLVIDQAAERKTDAAVTVKIAAPHQPVPPEAIPGTDVRPVVFEGLTVTPWIDDKVCRGSHGGERHRCRAKLGYSLRASGMKPVVVKPASKAA; translated from the coding sequence ATGGGTGTTGAGCCGGTGCTCAAGTTCCAGTCTGCCGAGGAGCGGGCGAAGGGCCTGCCGGTTCAGCAGGAGACGGACAAGGAGACCGGGCTGTTGGTGTGGTCGGTGCTGGTGATCGACCAGGCGGCCGAGCGGAAGACCGATGCGGCGGTGACGGTCAAGATCGCTGCTCCCCACCAGCCGGTTCCTCCGGAGGCGATTCCGGGGACCGATGTGCGGCCGGTGGTGTTCGAAGGGCTGACGGTGACGCCCTGGATTGACGACAAGGTGTGCCGGGGGAGCCACGGGGGTGAGCGGCACCGGTGCCGGGCCAAGCTCGGGTACAGCCTGCGCGCGTCCGGGATGAAGCCGGTCGTCGTCAAGCCCGCCTCCAAGGCCGCGTGA
- a CDS encoding helix-turn-helix domain-containing protein yields MTEERKPTRQPPRRATYQEVLGAHLRALRRQRDVKASVIAERFEVSEALLSKVERGARGPSPATLAMYCEVLGVPLLDLLADVAMRHRELLDPFDPLLRLELPPYVRALDGLALYAGIPARHMPRSVPARIPDTTTMIFGASDVRAPQHSPARPPAHGQHAGG; encoded by the coding sequence GTGACCGAGGAGCGGAAACCCACGCGTCAGCCGCCTCGTCGTGCGACCTATCAGGAGGTGTTGGGGGCGCATCTGCGGGCCTTGCGGCGGCAGCGGGATGTCAAGGCGTCGGTGATCGCGGAGCGGTTCGAGGTGTCGGAAGCGCTGTTGTCGAAAGTTGAACGGGGCGCGAGAGGGCCGAGTCCCGCCACGCTGGCGATGTACTGCGAGGTTCTGGGTGTGCCGCTGCTCGATCTGTTGGCGGACGTGGCGATGCGGCATCGGGAGCTGTTGGACCCCTTCGATCCGCTGCTTCGTCTTGAGTTGCCGCCGTACGTGCGGGCACTGGACGGGCTCGCCCTCTACGCGGGTATCCCGGCCCGGCACATGCCCAGGTCCGTCCCGGCCCGCATCCCCGACACCACGACCATGATCTTCGGCGCGAGCGATGTCCGCGCCCCGCAGCACTCGCCTGCACGACCTCCGGCACACGGGCAACACGCTGGTGGCTGA